A region of Mugil cephalus isolate CIBA_MC_2020 chromosome 3, CIBA_Mcephalus_1.1, whole genome shotgun sequence DNA encodes the following proteins:
- the gatm gene encoding glycine amidinotransferase, mitochondrial, giving the protein MLRVRCLRGGSRGAEAAHLIGAMLGRSVTGWVQRAFQSTSSAAAAQPQRAVEEEHVTDPVPQECPVCSYNEWDPLEEVIVGRAENAHVPPFTVEVKANTYEKYWPFYQKHGGQRFPADHLKKAVAEIEEMCNILSHEGVTVKRPEPIDWSLEYKTPDFTSSGMYAAMPRDILMVVGNEIIEAPMAWRARFFEYRAYRPLIKEYFRKGAKWTTAPKPTMADELYDQDYPIRTVEDRHMLAAQGKFVTTEHEPCFDAADFIRAGRDLFVQRSQVTNYMGIEWMRRHLAPEYKIHIISFKDPNPMHIDATFNIIGPGLVLSNPDRPCRQIDMFKKAGWTIVKPPTPLIPDDHPLWMSSKWLSMNVLMLDEKRVMVDANEATIQKMFENLGIKTIKVNIRHANSLGGGFHCWTTDVRRRGTLQSYFH; this is encoded by the exons ATGCTGCGAGTAAGATGTCTGAGAGGAGGTAGCAGAGGGGCCGAGGCTGCCCATCTGATCGGAGCCATG CTTGGCCGGTCAGTCACTGGATGGGTGCAGAGGGCCTTCCAAAGCACCTCAAGTGCAGCAGCTGCACAGCCTCAGCGTGCAGTTGAAGAGGAACACGTTACTGACCCTGTTCCGCAGGAGTGTCCTGTGTGCAGCTACAACGAATGGGACCCTCTCGAGGAGGTGATCGTGGGCCGAGCAGAGAATGCCCATGTCCCTCCCTTCACTGTGGAAGTGAAA GCTAACACATATGAGAAGTACTGGCCCTTCTACCAGAAGCATGGGGGCCAGCGTTTTCCTGCGGACCACTTGAAAAAAGCTGTCGCTGAGATTGAGGAAATGTGCAATATTCTGAGTCATGAGGGCGTCACGGTGAAGAGACCGGAGCCAATTGACTGGTCCCTGGAATACAAAACTCCAGACTTCACATCATCAG GAATGTATGCTGCCATGCCCAGAGACATCCTCATGGTTGTGGGAAATGAGATTATTGAGGCTCCTATGGCCTGGAGGGCTCGTTTCTTTGAGTACCGAGCCTACAGGCCTTTGATCAAGGAGTACTTCAGAAAAGGCGCAAAATGGACCACTGCTCCTAAACCCACCATGGCCGACGAGCTGTATGATCAG GACTACCCCATCCGCACAGTGGAGGACAGACACATGTTGGCTGCCCAGGGGAAGTTTGTGACCACGGAGCATGAGCCCTGCTTTGATGCTGCTGATTTTATTCGAGCTGGAAGGGACCTTTTCGTCCAGAGGAGTCAG GTTACAAATTACATGGGAATTGAGTGGATGCGCCGTCATCTGGCCCCAGAGTACAAGATCCACATCATCTCGTTCAAGGATCCCAACCCCATGCACATCGATGCCACTTTCAACATCATCGGGCCGGGACTGGTGCTGTCAAACCCCGATCGCCCATGTCGCCAG ATTGACATGTTCAAGAAGGCTGGCTGGACTATTGTGAAACCTCCGACACCTTTGATTCCTGATG ACCACCCACTGTGGATGTCCTCCAAGTGGCTGTCCATGAACGTcctgatgttggatgagaagcGTGTCATGGTCGACGCCAATGAAGCCACCATTCAAAAAATGTTTGAGAACCTCG GTATCAAGACCATAAAGGTGAACATTCGCCATGCTAACTCTCTGGGTGGTGGCTTCCACTGCTGGACAACCGATGTCCGCCGCCGTGGTACCCTGCAGTCCTACTTCCACTAG